AAGGAGGTAGCGAATCAAGCCATCCAAGCTTATATTCCGCGCAACCGTAGAATGGAGCTGGTGCAGCAAGGAAGCAATCAGGTTATTATGGACAGCTATAATGCAAGTCCAGCTTCTGTTCAAGCAGCATTGGAGACATTGTTACAACTACAGGTAACCTATCGGGTGGTTATCTTGGGTGATATGGCCGAGCTAGGTAGTCAAGCTGCTATTTGGCATGGTAGAATTGTTGAGCAATTAGTACACCCTGGATATGATTTAGTTTTATTGTGTGGAATCCTTTTTACAGCTGCTGCTCGGCAACACCCTGCTGCTAAAATACATTGCTTTGACAAGGTAGAACAGCTAACACATTATTTGGCCGATTGTTGTTTTCAGCATAGTGGCTTTTTAGTAAAAGGTAGCCATGCATGGAAGTTAGACAGCTTACTAGCATTTATACGATAATAGTATGCTTTATTCCTCTTGGGTTTCGCTGGTTTCACTTTCTTGTTTTGTAGAAAATGGATCGCTGCATGCATCTAGGTAGTGTTTTTGCGTATGCATAGCATCCAATAGCTTAGAGGCAGACCTGTATTTTTCTAAATGGTAATACGTATAGTACAAAGCTTGTGCTACTACTTTATCTTTTTTATTCTGTGTACGAGCTATTGTTAAATAATGGGCCGATTGCTGTAAGCATTTTTGTAGATGAATGATCTTTTGCATTTGTTTATGTTGGGTTAGTGCCGCTGTAATTTGTTGTTTAATCAGCAAAAACAAAGGAGCTGTATAGGGTATGGTATTTGCTTTAATTTGATCGCTTATACGGGGACCTCCTAGCCAGTTCCTTGTTTCCGCATGGCAATCCATTATTTCATAGGCAGACGTAGGGTAATAGATCGCTGCATAGCGATCCACTACAGGAAGTGTTAGTCGAGGAATTACCCAAACCAAAGGTTGAGTACCCTTATGAAGCTGTGCCGGTTGCTTCTGTGCAATCAGTTTGCGGATGGTTGTATATGTTTTTATCGCTTCATTATACCACAAGATACCCATCTGCCGCCACCCTGCGTATTGCCTGGGAAGTGCTTTTAGCATTTGCTGGTAAAAATAGCTTGCCTCTTCTATTCTATCCTCATTTTGAAGAAAATAAGCATACGCATATTGCTTATCCCATTGGTTAGGTTGTGCCAGCATAGCCTGGCAGAGTAACGATTCGTAGAGCGGAAGCTGGTTGGTCGCCTTATACAAGTTATATTGCTCTTCTAGCAGGCTATCCTCAAAGGGAAATTGGGTTAAGCCATGATCCAATAAAGCAATGGCTTTATCAAAATCTTTAAGCTGATTGCCATATATATCTGCCATGGCTCGTACAATGGCAGGTTGGGGTTGTTGGCATTGCCCATAGGTTGTATAGGTATGGAGTGCGGCTTCTGGTTGTGCATTACATTGCTGTACAATAGCCATGTAGAACAAGGGGGTAGTTTCTTCGGGTAGTATCCGTCTACAGACTGTAAAATGTTCAATGGCTTGTTCATAAGCATGCTGCTTAGCATATCGGATTCCTCTTTCTAGGTACAGCTGCCATAGAGCAGCTATATTAGCTGAGGCGAAGCTATAGAATTGGCTAGCAGGTTGGCTTAATTGTTTAACTTTTTCATAAGCCATTAAAGCTTCATCCAGTAAAAATGAAGCAGAAGTTACGGATGCAGCCGTAAGGGTATGCTTTAGCATCTGCTCATAAATCCGTCCTTTATAATACCACGTAGCAGGGTGCACAACCAATGTACTATCCTGGATAGCTTCCTCTATATGCAAG
Above is a window of Candidatus Cardinium hertigii DNA encoding:
- a CDS encoding tetratricopeptide repeat protein gives rise to the protein MSLLYRLTVLLLGIAMPHRLGAIPAAISQIIKQLETVQKVKKPKANKKQKKASQEQVATAAAEEKIPPQPADSPLSKPLVTAAVEPIDKPALPPPLTQLEQACLHIEEAIQDSTLVVHPATWYYKGRIYEQMLKHTLTAASVTSASFLLDEALMAYEKVKQLSQPASQFYSFASANIAALWQLYLERGIRYAKQHAYEQAIEHFTVCRRILPEETTPLFYMAIVQQCNAQPEAALHTYTTYGQCQQPQPAIVRAMADIYGNQLKDFDKAIALLDHGLTQFPFEDSLLEEQYNLYKATNQLPLYESLLCQAMLAQPNQWDKQYAYAYFLQNEDRIEEASYFYQQMLKALPRQYAGWRQMGILWYNEAIKTYTTIRKLIAQKQPAQLHKGTQPLVWVIPRLTLPVVDRYAAIYYPTSAYEIMDCHAETRNWLGGPRISDQIKANTIPYTAPLFLLIKQQITAALTQHKQMQKIIHLQKCLQQSAHYLTIARTQNKKDKVVAQALYYTYYHLEKYRSASKLLDAMHTQKHYLDACSDPFSTKQESETSETQEE